Proteins from a genomic interval of Rhipicephalus microplus isolate Deutch F79 chromosome 6, USDA_Rmic, whole genome shotgun sequence:
- the LOC119168247 gene encoding beta-1,3-galactosyltransferase 5, translated as MLRRSSLWPLQGRRYLTLAFLSVTALAGLLAVLNSSREFDALRAASDTARTTQIRSRYILRPRTRETHGRLSSRRAWSGDLWKAVLFTKAPPTVAHGKSVFLVIMIASAPSNTHRRNAIRLTWGRPSTEQSRRFTQGKSSTTIVPMFLVGECEEHSQSRLIREEAREFGDMLVGTYLDTYRNLTLKTIHGFLWVADHLSPSFVLKTDDDCFVNVDVLLDVLAETVVFQSEPVEASIARKSSVRELTSSVDVYVRFPVATPSTSRVRSVTRLPSPLYVGNVRWNNQVVRNPRNRWFVSEKDYARSWYPPYGSGAGYVLDARALDVFTRNVRRVRPFANEDAYVGTVLREAGVRPVQSYRFVSQPAGLWTCNFLYVVVVHGVSADDHERFLSKVRNARDECRNVERDVGWD; from the coding sequence ATGCTTAGGCGATCGTCACTATGGCCCTTACAAGGCAGGCGGTATCTTACCCTAGCTTTTTTATCCGTAACAGCACTGGCAGGACTCTTGGCGGTTCTCAACAGTTCACGAGAATTTGACGCCTTGAGAGCCGCTTCAGATACGGCTAGAACGACACAAATACGGTCTCGATACATACTTAGGCCGAGGACTCGTGAAACGCACGGGCGACTTTCTTCCCGTCGTGCTTGGAGTGGTGACCTGTGGAAAGCCGTGTTATTCACCAAGGCACCTCCCACAGTGGCACATGGGAAGAGTGTGTTTTTGGTCATTATGATCGCATCCGCACCTTCTAATACGCATCGGCGGAACGCCATCAGGTTGACCTGGGGTCGACCTTCTACGGAGCAGTCCAGAAGATTCACCCAGGGCAAGTCTTCGACGACCATCGTGCCCATGTTCCTGGTGGGCGAATGCGAAGAACACTCTCAGAGCCGTCTTATACGTGAAGAGGCCCGAGAATTCGGTGACATGTTGGTGGGCACCTACTTGGACACGTACCGGAACCTGACACTCAAGACGATACACGGCTTCCTATGGGTCGCCGATCACCTCAGCCCCAGCTTCGTACTCAAGACGGACGATGACTGCTTCGTTAATGTTGACGTCCTCCTAGACGTCTTAGCCGAGACCGTGGTGTTCCAGTCGGAACCCGTCGAGGCGAGTATCGCGAGGAAGAGCTCTGTGAGGGAGCTGACGTCTTCAGTCGACGTATATGTCAGATTCCCGGTTGCGACGCCGTCTACGAGTCGCGTGAGGAGTGTCACCAGGTTGCCCTCCCCTCTATACGTCGGCAACGTCAGGTGGAACAACCAGGTCGTCAGAAACCCCAGGAACCGATGGTTTGTCTCTGAGAAAGACTACGCCAGAAGTTGGTACCCGCCATACGGAAGCGGAGCCGGCTACGTCCTAGATGCCCGCGCCCTGGACGTTTTCACCAGGAACGTGCGTCGAGTAAGACCTTTCGCGAACGAGGACGCCTACGTCGGGACTGTGCTTAGGGAGGCTGGAGTGAGGCCGGTGCAGAGCTACCGGTTCGTGTCCCAGCCTGCCGGTCTGTGGACGTGCAACTTCCTGTACGTCGTTGTCGTACACGGAGTGTCTGCTGACGATCACGAAAGGTTTCTCTCGAAGGTGCGTAATGCGAGAGATGAGTGTCGTAATGTGGAACGTGACGTAGGTTGGGACTGA
- the LOC119168246 gene encoding tubulin alpha-1C chain — protein sequence MQGSGSTSVSLRECISVHIGQAGVQVGNARWELYCLEHGIQQDGRMPSDKVSGGIDDSFNTFFAETGAGRHVPRAVFVDLEPTVVDEVCSGTYRQLYHPKELISGKKNAANNYARGRCTIGNEIVDLALDRIRKLVDQCTGLQSILVFHSFGGGTGSRFTSLLMKHLSVDYGKKSKLEFSIYPAPPPELLRTIQMV from the coding sequence ATGCAAGGTTCCGGGTCGACGTCCGTTTCTCTGAGGGAGTGCATCAGCGTCCACATCGGCCAGGCCGGCGTGCAGGTTGGAAACGCCCGCTGGGAACTCTACTGTCTcgagcatggcatccagcaggaTGGCCGGATGCCAAGCGACAAGGTCTCCGGCGGCATTGACGACTCCTTCAACACTTTTTTTGCCGAAACTGGCGCCGGCCGTCATGTGCCACGTGCCGTATTCGTTGATCTCGAGCCGACTGTTGTCGACGAGGTTTGCTCTGGCACCTACCGGCAGCTGTACCACCCGAAGGAGTTAATCTCTGGCAAGAAAAACGCTGCCAACAACTATGCGCGTGGTCGCTGCACCATTGGCAACGAGATTGTCGACCTCGCGCTTGACCGCATTCGGAAGCTGGTCGACCAGTGCACGGGCCTCCAAAGTATCCTCGTATTCCACAGCTTCGGTGGTGGAACTGGCTCCAGATTCACGTCGCTTCTTATGAAGCACCTTTCCGTTGACTACGGCAAGAAGTCCAAGCTCGAGTTCTCcatctacccagcacctccgccagaattgttacgcacaatccagatggtgtaa